In Panicum virgatum strain AP13 chromosome 4N, P.virgatum_v5, whole genome shotgun sequence, a single window of DNA contains:
- the LOC120669680 gene encoding WD repeat and HMG-box DNA-binding protein 1-like, producing the protein MKGRAVKLREAHNSGSPALCSAAWGPCGQHVVTASAADTAVLVHDAAALLAGCRVSGLTPLATIRLHKDGVTALAVAPGPGGSLASGSIDHSVKFYTFPGGEFLSNVARFTLPIRSLAFNKKGTLLAAAGDGDGIKLIATIDNTISKVLKGHKGSVTGLDFDPRNDYLASVDSFGTVIYWDLCTSSEARTLTRVAPTFGSDNSVRNVLCWSPDGQTLAVPGLRNNVVLYDRDTGEEVSTLKGDHEQPVCSLCWSPNGRYLASAGLDRQVLIWDVKSKQDIERQKFDERICCLAWKPDGNSLLMIDVMGRFGIWESVIPSTIKSPTEGIPDLKSTKIPLFDDGDDIDDDEMPCTSGGLDDDIDESLCDSTPFSHKRLKRKSAFNGDSEDEDLIHQLESSKRMKDKHKDTKQDAGKARGDSATSGRLVNGRMQAAFQPGSTLPQPGMRNFLAYNMLGSITTIENEGHSHVEVDFHDTGRGPRVPSMTDYFGFTMAALNESGSVFANPCKGDKNMSTLMYRPFGSWAGNSEWSMRFEGEEVKAVALGAGWVAAVTSLNFLRIFTEGGLQLHILSVSGPVVTAAGHGDQLAIVSHASDCLPSGDQVLDVKVFNISERAQSFSGRLLLTPLSQLSWFGFSDNGQLSSYDSKGILRVYSSQFGGSWLPIFSSVKARKSEDESHWVVGLDANNIFCILCKQPQSYPQVMPKPVLTILELSFPIAASDLGANSLENEFMMWKLHLSQTRNKMDEMAALGLDTTAYDDEEFNLEAGLDRCILRLISSCCSGDKLVRATELAKSLTLEKSMKGALTLVTRLKLPKLQEKFSAILEERMLSNRKIAEIAGFCSNATITRNPAVLTTHATVPTKFVQNENSSLESSLPIPSPGNQESSLIKLKKPEEQARGINKSSLKVSPAFTPLVKVPKSNETKKDSNGASNASVVDQNKKGGMDGAKKMSTEDCDRTEPQGPINPFAKSSSSKEQPPSLLDSIKRMKVETEKV; encoded by the exons ATGAAAGGGCGCGCGGTGAAGCTCCGTGAGGCGCACAATTCGGGCTCGCCGgctctctgctccgccgcgtggGGCCCCTGCGGGCAACATGTCGTCACCGCGTCCGCCGCCGACACCGCCGTCCTGGTCCACGACGCCGCCGCGTTGCTCGCCGGCTGCCGTGTCTCGGGTTTGACGCCGTTGGCCACGATACGGCTCCACAAGGACGGCGTCACTGCTCTCGCAGTCGCGCCGGGCCCCGGAGGCTCTCTGGCGTCCGGATCCATTGACCACTCCGTCAAGTTCTACACCTTCCCAG GGGGAGAATTCCTGAGCAATGTCGCCCGATTCACCCTTCCGATCCGGTCACTTGCGTTCAACAAGAAGGGAACCCTGCTGGCGGCCGCAGGCGACGGCGATGGCATCAAGCTGATTGCAACAATCGACAACACCATCTCGAAGGTGCTCAAAGGCCATAAGGGCTCCGTCACCGGGCTGGATTTTGATCCCAGGAACGATTACCTGGCTTCTGTTGACAGCTTCGGAACTGTCATCTATTGGGATCTTTGCACCAGCAGTGAGGCCCGTACCTTAACCCGCGTTGCTCCCACATTCGGTTCGGATAATTCGGTCAGGAATGTCCTGTGTTGGAGCCCTGATGGGCAAACCCTTGCTGTTCCCGGGTTGAGGAACAATGTGGTGCTGTATGATAGGGACACAGGCGAGGAGGTGTCTACATTGAAAGGAGATCATGAGCAGCCAGTGTGCAGCCTGTGCTGGTCTCCTAATGGGAGATACCTGGCCAGTGCTGGCCTGGATAGGCAGGTGCTCATCTGGGATGTGAAGtcaaagcaggacattgagagacAGAAGTTTGATGAGAGGATATGCTGCTTGGCTTGGAAACCAGATGGAAATTCTTTACTTATGATTGATGTCATGGGCAGATTTGGCATTTGGGAATCAGTCATACCTTCAACTATCAAGTCACCTACTGAGGGTATACCAGACCTCAAGTCCACTAAGATTCCTTTGTTTGATGATGGCGATGACATTGATGATGATGAGATGCCGTGTACCTCTGGTGGCTTGGATGATGATATTGATGAAAGTCTTTGTGATTCAACTCCTTTCAGCCACAAGAGACTGAAGAGGAAGTCCGCATTTAATGGAGACAGTGAAGATGAGGATTTAATTCATCAATTGGAATCATCCAAAAGAATGAAAGATAAGCATAAAGATACAAAGCAAGATGCTGGGAAGGCAAGAGGTGATTCTGCAACTTCAGGGAGGCTTGTTAATGGAAGAATGCAAGCTGCCTTCCAGCCTGGATCAACACTGCCTCAGCCTGGCATGCGAAATTTCCTCGCCTACAACATGCTGGGTAGTATCACTACTATTGAAAATGAGGGGCATTCGCATGTAGAG GTTGACTTTCATGACACAGGAAGAGGGCCCAGAGTTCCTTCCATGACAGACTATTTTGGTTTCACAATGGCTGCACTGAACGAATCAGGAAGTGTCTTTGCAAATCCATGCAAAGGTGACAAGAATATGAGCACTCTAATGTACCGCCCTTTTGGTAGCTGGGCTGGTAACAGCGAG TGGTCAATGAGATTTGAGGGAGAAGAAGTGAAGGCCGTGGCTCTTGGTGCTGGGTGGGTTGCTGCAGTCACAAGCCTAAATTTTTTGCGCATTTTCACAGAAGGAGGCTTGCAG TTGCATATCCTCTCAGTTAGTGGCCCAGTTGTTACAGCAGCAGGTCATGGGGATCAGCTAGCTATTGTATCTCATGCTTCCGATTGTCTGCCCTCAGGAGATCAG GTGCTGGATGTTAAGGTATTCAACATATCTGAAAGAGCACAATCATTTTCTGGCCGCCTTCTTTTGACTCCATTGTCCCAATTATCTTGGTTTGGATTCAGTGACAATGGTCAACTTAGTTCATATGATTCCAAG GGAATACTAAGGGTCTATTCCAGTCAGTTTGGCGGAAGTTGGCTTCCAATATTTAG TTCAGTCAAGGCAAGAAAATCGGAAGATGAAAGCCATTGGGTGGTAGGTCTGGATGCTAATAATATATTTTGCATTCTATGCAAACAACCTCAGTCTTATCCACAG GTGATGCCCAAGCCTGTGCTAACCATACTTGAGCTGTCATTTCCCATTGCTGCATCTGACCTTGGTGCTAATAGTTTGGAAAATGAGTTCATGATGTGGAAGCTACATCTGTCACAG ACTCGAAACAAGATGGATGAAATGGCTGCATTGGGTCTGGACACAACTGCATATGACGATGAAGAATTCAACTTGGAGGCAGGACTTGACCGGTGCATTTTGAGGCTCATATCTAGCTGCTGCAGTG GTGATAAGCTTGTTCGAGCTACTGAGCTTGCAAAATCATTGACACTAGAGAAGTCAATGAAGGGAGCACTAACATTAGTTACGCGCTTGAAACTTCCCAAGCTGCAAGAGAAGTTCAGTGCCATACTTGAG GAGAGGATGTTAAGCAATAGAAAAATAGCTGAGATAGCAGGTTTTTGCTCCAATGCTACAATCACAAGGAACCCAGCAGTGTTGACCACTCACGCAACTGTACCTACTAAGTTTGTGCAAAATGAAAACAGTTCATTGGAATCTTCATTACCCATACCGAGTCCTGGCAATCAAGAAAGCAGTTTGATTAAACTAAAGAAGCCAGAAGAACAGGCAAGAGGAATTAACAAAAGCTCCCTTAAAGTTTCACCTGCCTTTACTCCACTGGTCAAAGTACCCAAAAGTAATGAAACAAAGAAAGACAGCAATGGAGCATCAAATGCATCTGTAGTCGATCAGAATAAAAAAGGAGGCATGGATGGGGCCAAAAAGATGAGCACTGAAGACTGCGATCGAACAGAGCCTCAGGGACCGATTAACCCTTTTGCGAAATCATCATCCAGCAAAGAGCAGCCACCATCCCTATTGGATTCCATAAAAAGGATGAAGGTTGAAACTGAAAAGGTTTAA